In the genome of Halostella limicola, one region contains:
- a CDS encoding chemotaxis protein CheC: MSLMVDIRKLSFINEMAKVGTNGVADNMSKLTGEDARMEVTKTNFIDIEDIKAQLDDGKRVGVRVRLMEPPHGHILILFPEASAKKITALMLSDMVDDLSGVSGEMARSAVEELGNMMASGFIDGWADVLGRTIDIATPQLVYAPAGEVVERTAGLGGEDLALFFDSSMNVPSYEIEAEIYAFPDLEEFVEMVNGIEAQPS; this comes from the coding sequence ATGAGTCTGATGGTCGATATCCGGAAGCTGAGTTTCATCAACGAGATGGCGAAGGTCGGGACGAACGGCGTCGCCGACAACATGAGCAAGCTCACGGGCGAGGACGCCCGGATGGAGGTCACCAAGACCAACTTCATCGACATCGAGGACATCAAGGCGCAGCTCGACGACGGGAAGCGGGTCGGCGTCCGCGTCCGGCTCATGGAGCCCCCGCACGGGCACATCCTCATCCTCTTCCCGGAGGCGAGCGCGAAGAAGATCACCGCCCTGATGCTGTCGGACATGGTCGACGACCTCTCCGGCGTCTCCGGCGAGATGGCCAGAAGCGCCGTCGAGGAACTGGGCAACATGATGGCCAGCGGCTTCATCGACGGCTGGGCCGACGTGCTGGGCCGGACGATAGACATCGCCACCCCGCAACTCGTATATGCGCCGGCCGGCGAGGTAGTCGAAAGAACCGCGGGACTCGGCGGCGAGGACCTCGCGCTGTTCTTCGACTCCAGCATGAACGTCCCAAGCTACGAGATAGAGGCGGAGATCTACGCGTTCCCCGACCTGGAAGAGTTCGTCGAAATGGTCAACGGTATCGAGGCGCAGCCGTCATGA